In the genome of Acaryochloris sp. CCMEE 5410, the window TTGGAGCATCAGGAAATTGCGATCTAACCAGCGATAAAAGGGCTGACGGGCCAAGTCGGGGGCGTTTTTACGGTAATGTTTGGCATCAAAATATTCAGGACGAGGATAAAAAATCCAGAGAATATGACTCCACCAGAAGCCTCGCTGGGCAGAGTAGGGGTCATCGTTGACATGTTCAGTATGAGCATGGTGTTGACGGTGACCACTTACCCAGAAGATAGGACCACCCTGTATAGCGAGGGAACCTAGGGTTGCGATCGCATATTCCAATACCTTGGGCACGCGGAAACTCCGGTGACTGAGGAGACGGTGATACCCCAAGCAGATGCCAATCCCTCCGAGCAGCCAATGTAAGAATAGGGCGACCCCTAGGGCTGACCATGAGAAATAATGGGGGGCTAAGCTGATAGCTAGTAGGTGAAATGCACCAAAAAAGCCAACATTGGTCCAGCTCAAGGCGGGGCTGCCCGCGGGGGCAGTGACGACAGGATTTGTAGTCATAACAGTCCTATGAAAAAAGATGAACAATACTAGCCCATATCTGCAGAGGTGGGCCTCGCTTTTTGTTTGAATACTGGGTAAAGTAATAGTGCAAGCATCACTTGCATGCTGTCATGCTAACACCCATCCCTAAGTCTTGCAAGTAATACTTGCATATTATCTATGTCTTCTCAGTCATCAACTCGCCAACGCTTGATTCAGTCGGCTCTTCAGCTCTTTATTACTCAAGGAATTAGTGGAACGACCACCCGCCAAATTGCTGAAGCCGCCGAAGTGAACGAAGTGACGCTGTTTCGGCATTTCGGCAGTAAACATGGCCTTTTATTGGGGGTCTTAGAAGAGTCAACGGCTTTTCAGAGCCTGGGACAGGCCCTGAACCGTCAAAATCAGTCCGCTGCATCAACGGAGCAAGCCTTTCAAGAATATGCAAGTTATTGCTTGCATGCATTAGAGCAAGTGCCAGATTTAATTCGATCTCTAGTAGGAGAAGCCAACCAATACCCCGCCGACAATCGACTGGCCTTGGGAAAGCGGATGACAGAAATCACCCAATATATGGCTCAGTATCTAGAATCCTTTATGGCTGAGCGGCAGTTAACCCCCCAGTTCTCAACGGAAAAACTGGCAAGCTTATTGGAATGCTTGCTCCTCGGGTATGCCGTTATTGAATTCACCAGTGAATACCATCAGCTATGGCATCACCAAGACGACTTTTTAGAGCATGCGGTGCAGATGATCCTGTTTGGCAGTATTGCAAGTGACACTTTCAGGGATTCTCCCCCACAGCCCACAACCGTGGCTGATTTGCCTGCGGAAACCGTTCATCTTATTCTCCGACAAGCCAAGAAACAGAGTACCCAAGATCATGCTCTGGCCTATGTTTTATTTGGGGCAGGTTTATCATCACCCGAAGTGATCGGGTTATTGCGATCGCAACAGATCAGCAATAATCAACAGCATCTGCTACAAATTCAGGCCAGCCGCCAGGTAGCCGTCAATCAGTGGGTCATGGGGAAACGTGTTGGCTCCTATACTTCCAATCCCCTGACCAAATGGCTAAAATCTCGCAAAGATGATGAACCTACAATGTTTGTGGATGATCAGCAACAGCCCCTGACGCCGACAACACTGGCCGATCGATGGAAAAGCTGGACGGAAGGGATGACCACCTTAGCAGGTCACCCTCCCCATCTGGAACAGGCCCAACAAACCTGGTGCATCGATATGCTGATGCGGGGAGTGACCCTTGATAATTTGAGCTTATTGACGGGGTGGACGTTAGAACAGCTCCACCCCTATGACCAACGAGCCAAAGAAAAAGCGGCTTTAGAACAAGCAACGCGTCTAGATCAGAAGCCATCCAGCAAAGATTGAACTGGGCGGCTACCTACAGACTCTCTGAGGGGGCATCAGCAATGACAAAGTGCCGTGTTCGGTCGATGGACAGCCACCCCTCCTGCCGCAGATTGCCTAAAAGAGAGATTTCCTCATCCCTTACCCCTGCATAGATCATCAAACAGATAATGGCCCGGTCCAGGATCTCAGTGGCCTAGCCTGAAAACGATTCAAATAATGCCTCCACCTGAAACAATGCCAGGTTCTTCCATTCCGTTTTTGGCGTAACCGGAATACCGGAATACTGATGGTTGCTGGGGTTACCCTCGATATACCCTGCCTTTATCAACCCGGAAAAGAAGCTCTTGATCGCGATCAAGACAGCGCCCACGGAGCCTTGCTTCAACTATCGGCTATACCATTTTTCAGTGTGCAGCCGTACATCATAGCAATTTTAGTTAATAGGTCTGCTCTAGACGGTTATAGTCTCAAACACAGTGAACACACAAAATGTGTTCACAATCACCTTGAAAATCATCATATATCACTGAATACCCCTAAAACGGGTGCTCTAATTCAGATAGAAATCAGCTCAAATCAATCCTTAGGATTAATTCACTATTTCTCTTGGAAATAGACTAATGCCACAAGAATTTGAAGACTGATTTGAAGTATCGAATAGCTTTCACCAGATCGGCTAACGATACTTGTCTTGAGTCTTAGGGATATCTGCACAAATCAAAGGATTGCAGCAAAACACAACACCATCTATCGCTATTCAAGGAGATTATGTATGACCGGGATATTACAAGATGCTAAAGGTAAGCGATCCTCAGGCAGACTGCAGACCACTGCATCAGTATTGGTGGGATTGGGTCTCGCCATTACTTTGGCCGCTGGCGAATGGCGAGGGAAGACTTTTTCCGAAAACCTTTACATCCTCACCGGGGCCTTAACCATTGGCGGTGCAGGTATGAAGGGCTTGCAAAAATTCTCCGAGCGTGACGAGAAGCCTGTATCGAATTCAGTGGCTCCAACAACAATAGCAGCATCGCCAACTGTAACGGTGCCATCCACCGAGGTGGTCTCAACTACATCCAAAGTGATCAAGGTCCAAACCCCTGAGAAAGAATTAACCGCCGTTTTACAGGAGGGCTGGTAATGCCATTTATCACAGCGAAAAAGAATACACTCCTGGCACCCCTGCCACACCAACCCCACCTTCAAAAATTAAATCAACTCGCAAAAGTGTATGAGGGGGGAATCTTAGGCGTTATCAAAGTGTCTACTGTCAATTCACAGTTGGCTGAGATTATCTTGGCGGGGCCTTATACCTGGCATGACCATTACCCAACCATTGAAACGGGTGTCAAACGATATATCAATCCCATCTCATGGGATATTCCAGAAGATGCATGGGAACAGCAGCCCGTTTCTGCCCTGGTTCCAGTGTCTACCCCCTCTCAACCGGAGACTCCCTCTGCTCCGTTATTACCGCCGGAAGTAGCCCAACTCAACCACTTTTATGAAGGCTGTCAACGGAAATTATCGGATGGACGGATTCAAGCTTACCCTGATCCGAGGGCTGGCAGTGGGGGCCTACCCGTCACCATCGGTTGGGGCAGTACCTACTATAAAAATGGGTCTGCCATCCAAATGGGAGATATCATCACCCAAGCTGAAGCAGATGACCTGTACGACTATATTTGCCACAAAGATTTTTGGGTCAAGCTGCAATCGACCATTCCCCACTGGGATGATATGACCGATTTGCAACGAGCCGCACTGACCAGCTTTGCCTATAACAATGGTGCTGATTTTTATGGATCACCGAACCATAGAACCATCACCCGCAACTTAAAAGACAAAGATTGGCAGGCGGTTCCCGGCACCCTGATGATGTATCGCAACCCCGGTGAAAATGTGGAAGTGGGGCTAGGTCGCCGTCGATATGCCGAGGCCAAAGTCTGGTGTGGCGAAACGCCGACCACCGCTTGTGCCGCCGCTGCCCAGGAAATTCAAACGGCCCAAGATTGCGAACCCATTGAACAGCGGCTCAAAACGAACCCACCGATGGTGGCAGGTTTTGAACCAACAATAACCGTCTCGCAACCCACCCAATCGGCTGGTCCTCGCCAGCCCAATATTATTGCAGGGATGAAAGGTCCCAAGTCCCATCCAGATGCCCATGGCTTTAAGCCCGGAGACTACCATTTGGTGGCCAATGATGCCGTTGGCAAGATCAAGTGTTACGACTATAGCGGCACGCTAATGTGGGAATTGCCCTGTCTCTGTCGCGGCCAGTTTGAGGACAATTACTTTGGCCGTCATGGGGATACCCCCGCAGGTCTTTACAAATGTGGGCAAATTTATCGTGACTATGAGCAAGCAGGTGCAAGTTCTGCCTATACCCGCGATCGCATGTCTTATGGCTGGTATAGTATTGACCTCGTTGAACTAGAAAACCAAGAAGCAAATCTGGGTCGGGCAGGCATTATGCTTCACGGCGGCGGCAGCGGTTGCGGATGGCCAGGAGCTTGGGCACCAAAGCAATCTCTTTTCTCTACCCTAGGCTGCATTAGAATGCATAACCAAGATCTAAGGGACAAAGTAGTGCCTTTGTATGATCAGCCCGGCGCCACCCTCTTTGTCAGTGTCTATCAGTAGCCAAGAGGCAAAATTACGGGTTAGTGCTCCACTAGAGAATATTCCAGTGGAGTACTAACCCCCGATAGTGCCTTTTCTGCAAAGCCGTGAATGAGGTGATTCACGTTTTGACACCTCCCAGTCATATGGCAGAATTCGTGACTTTATCTGACAGAAGAAAAAAGCTCATCAGCGGTGTTAGTGAAATCGAATAAATATTACAGATTTTCTAATAATAGGAAATGCAAAATTAGCGGTTAACATGACAATTTTAATTGACTTTTCTAGCCACTCCTGATATTTTCCTTAGTCATGTAATTCCATGACTATAAAATCAATAATTCAGAAAAATCTTTAGAGATTTCTTGATATAGATCACGCCATTTTTAGTGCAGTAAAAGTACGATTAGTTCTGTAGTAGACGGTCCCTTTATCTGCCTAGTTACATTCCTGCTGTAGAGGATCACAATTACCTGATTTCACTCTCCTACTGCTCATTCATCTCCTATAAAGGCTGGATACGCCCCATTAATGAACAAAATCAGAAGAAACTAATTACTTTTCGCCATTTTTTTTAGTTTTTATCTTTTTGAAGTAGCTTCCATCGTTTTCACCTAAACCTTTTCCCCTCACGTTGTTGTTAGTCACATTTGGTCTTATGAATATCTCTCTACCTCAAAATGATCCCAATCCCGCTCAACGGCAAACGGATTTAGTGGCTGCTCGCCGAGACTATCGCTATAACTACACTTACCTCCCTAATGGCGGGGCAATGGCCGAGAAAGTGCCCCCGCAAGATCAATCCCTTGGCAAATTTCCTTGGCTTCAAGATGCCTTATCTCTACTTCTGAGAATAGATGCTAACCAAGCTTTACAAGACGTTAATGAAACAGGTTCCGTTCGAAAACTCCGCCGATTTGCCAGGCTCACCCGTATCACCCGTTTCTTAAATAACCCTGAACGTGCTGGCTTTTTGAAGTTTTTGTTAGCCAAAATTCTGCCAATTATTCGGTTGTTTCAGCGCTTACAAGATGGCGAACCACCCTCCATTGAGCAAAACAGTTCTCCAACCCCCTCGGCCAAAATGACCGATATCCACCAGCCATTACTGGAAACATTAATCTCTGAGGTCAAAGCTCCCCGAGACCATGCTCAAGAGCAGCAGAAGCTCAACCATCAGGCTTTAGCCATGCAGGTTAAGCAGACCCAAGATAGTTGGTCAGACTACAGCCAACTCTTTCAAGCCTATAACGATCTGTTTCAGAGCATTTATTTGCCTTGTATTAGCCAGCAGTTTTGGACAGATCGGGCCTTTGTCGCCCAGCGAGTTGCAGGAGCGAACCCCTTAGTACTAGAGCAATGCAAGATATTGCCAGACCACTTCCCAGTCACTAACGATCAATATCAGGCTGTGATGGGAACTGCTGATTCTCTCCAAAAGGCTGGAGCAGAGGGGCGACTTTATATCACTGATTATGCAGTGTTGAACCTATTAGAACCGGGCACCTTTCCGGATGCTCAAAAATATGTCTATGCTCCCCTCGCCCTGTTTGCAATACCTGCGGAAGGAAGCGGCTCCCTCACAGCTGTAGCCATTCAGTGCCAGCAGCAGCCAGGCTCTGATAATCCTATTTTCACTCCACCCCCTGAGGGTAGCTCCCAGTCCGAGCAATGGGCTTGGCTGATGGCAAAAACCATCGTTCAAATCGCTGATGGCAATTACCATGAGCTCATTTCTCATCTCGGTCGGACCCACTTATTAATCGAGCCCATTGTAGTGGCTACCTATCGTCAACTGGCCCCTAATCATCCCCTGAGTGCCTTATTGCGTCCTCATTTTGAAGGAACATTGTTTATTAATAATGCAGCCATTTCTGGCCTTGTTAACGATGGAGGTACCGTGGATTCAGTGATGTCAGGCACTATTGAATCCTCTAAAGAGCTCAGTGTTAAAGCCGTACAAGGGTTTCCCTACGGTTTTAATGATTCGATGCTACCTGCCACACTCTCCAGACGGGGGGTCGATAATGTGGATCAGCTTCCTGACTATCCCTATCGAGATGATTCACTACTCGTTTGGAATGCGATACATGATTGGGTCGAGAGCTACCTAGACTTGTATTACCTCAGCGATCAGGACGTGGTAGAGGACACCGAACTCCAAGCTTGGTTAGCAGAAATGGTCGCTCAAGACGGAGGGCGGATGACAGAAATTGGAGAAACCTCATCGGATCAGGAGCAACCTAGCTTACGCACTAAAGCTTACTTGGCAGATATGGTGACGCTCATTATTTTTACAGGGAGTGCCCAACATGCAGCCGTGAACTTCTCCCAATCGACTTATATGACCTATATCCCCAACTTGCCTTTAGCGGGATATCGACCAGCGCCAAAGTCAGCAAAGGCAACCACTCAAGACTATTTCAACCTTCTTCCTTCCCTGAAACAGGCAGAGACCCAGATGGATATGACCTATTTGTTGGGTTCTCTCTACTACACCCAATTAGGGGAATATGGAGATGAGCACTTTACGGATGCTAGGGTGCAACCTCTACTCAAAGCATTTCAGCAACGGTTAGATGCCATTGGCATCATCATTGATGAACGGAACAGTGTTCGCCCGACATTTTATGATTTCTTACATCCCAATAAAATCCCTCAGAGTATTAACATCTGAGCTCAACTTTCTCCAATCAAGGGCTTTGTTCAGATCTGGCCAAAAAAGGGTAACGCTGACCAATCAGGCCATTTCCCAAAAGGGCTTATCCAAAACTTGTTCCTTTCGCTCAGCTCTTTTGAAGAGTTTGAATTCTAGTAGTTCTAGCCATTAAGGATGTTACTCTCCTGTCATTACTTCTCTGGGACTACCATATTTTGCAATTCTGTTGATAAATTAATGGGGCAGCTATGAGTTTATTAATTCGTTTCTCAAACCGTATCCAAATTTGTCTGTTGCGACACCCTAACATCCTGACTACAATGCTTATGAGGTTTTTCTATGTAGTGGATGTTATTAGTTATAGTATTGTTACTCCTCAAGAATTTTTAGGTAAACGACAAAAGATTTTTGGCCAGAACTTTGCGGCTTTAGGCAGAATTATTGTGGGTGAATATAATCTTGCTGCCAAAATCATTGCAGAACCACAACAAAGAGAGCCTTATATTGGCCGTTTTCGCTGTATCCCTGATCGATTCTCTAAGAATTTTTTGCTTTTTTTGTCTGACAAAGAAGTAAAGGGTGATACTACTCATAAAAAAGCAAGATCAGCCGTTTTAGAGGTCGTTTTTAAACCAGCCTTTGATAATCAGGGTAAGCGCAAGAAAATTATGTCTCTGAAAGGCTAGACTGTAAAGGAATAGAAGCGCCTAGAACTTTGAGCATATACGCTTCATCCATGCTCGCCCGTTTTAGTTTTTGACGGGTACTTTT includes:
- a CDS encoding fatty acid desaturase → MTTNPVVTAPAGSPALSWTNVGFFGAFHLLAISLAPHYFSWSALGVALFLHWLLGGIGICLGYHRLLSHRSFRVPKVLEYAIATLGSLAIQGGPIFWVSGHRQHHAHTEHVNDDPYSAQRGFWWSHILWIFYPRPEYFDAKHYRKNAPDLARQPFYRWLDRNFLMLQIPLAAVLYALGGWSFVVYGIFVRAVILWHSTWLVNSASHMWGYRTFESNDGAQNLWWVSLLTYGEGWHNNHHSYPHVAKSGYRWWEIDFTWWAICVLKQMGLAKKIVTYPKSLQYVSK
- a CDS encoding TetR/AcrR family transcriptional regulator, with product MSSQSSTRQRLIQSALQLFITQGISGTTTRQIAEAAEVNEVTLFRHFGSKHGLLLGVLEESTAFQSLGQALNRQNQSAASTEQAFQEYASYCLHALEQVPDLIRSLVGEANQYPADNRLALGKRMTEITQYMAQYLESFMAERQLTPQFSTEKLASLLECLLLGYAVIEFTSEYHQLWHHQDDFLEHAVQMILFGSIASDTFRDSPPQPTTVADLPAETVHLILRQAKKQSTQDHALAYVLFGAGLSSPEVIGLLRSQQISNNQQHLLQIQASRQVAVNQWVMGKRVGSYTSNPLTKWLKSRKDDEPTMFVDDQQQPLTPTTLADRWKSWTEGMTTLAGHPPHLEQAQQTWCIDMLMRGVTLDNLSLLTGWTLEQLHPYDQRAKEKAALEQATRLDQKPSSKD
- a CDS encoding glycoside hydrolase family protein; amino-acid sequence: MPFITAKKNTLLAPLPHQPHLQKLNQLAKVYEGGILGVIKVSTVNSQLAEIILAGPYTWHDHYPTIETGVKRYINPISWDIPEDAWEQQPVSALVPVSTPSQPETPSAPLLPPEVAQLNHFYEGCQRKLSDGRIQAYPDPRAGSGGLPVTIGWGSTYYKNGSAIQMGDIITQAEADDLYDYICHKDFWVKLQSTIPHWDDMTDLQRAALTSFAYNNGADFYGSPNHRTITRNLKDKDWQAVPGTLMMYRNPGENVEVGLGRRRYAEAKVWCGETPTTACAAAAQEIQTAQDCEPIEQRLKTNPPMVAGFEPTITVSQPTQSAGPRQPNIIAGMKGPKSHPDAHGFKPGDYHLVANDAVGKIKCYDYSGTLMWELPCLCRGQFEDNYFGRHGDTPAGLYKCGQIYRDYEQAGASSAYTRDRMSYGWYSIDLVELENQEANLGRAGIMLHGGGSGCGWPGAWAPKQSLFSTLGCIRMHNQDLRDKVVPLYDQPGATLFVSVYQ
- a CDS encoding lipoxygenase family protein, translating into MNISLPQNDPNPAQRQTDLVAARRDYRYNYTYLPNGGAMAEKVPPQDQSLGKFPWLQDALSLLLRIDANQALQDVNETGSVRKLRRFARLTRITRFLNNPERAGFLKFLLAKILPIIRLFQRLQDGEPPSIEQNSSPTPSAKMTDIHQPLLETLISEVKAPRDHAQEQQKLNHQALAMQVKQTQDSWSDYSQLFQAYNDLFQSIYLPCISQQFWTDRAFVAQRVAGANPLVLEQCKILPDHFPVTNDQYQAVMGTADSLQKAGAEGRLYITDYAVLNLLEPGTFPDAQKYVYAPLALFAIPAEGSGSLTAVAIQCQQQPGSDNPIFTPPPEGSSQSEQWAWLMAKTIVQIADGNYHELISHLGRTHLLIEPIVVATYRQLAPNHPLSALLRPHFEGTLFINNAAISGLVNDGGTVDSVMSGTIESSKELSVKAVQGFPYGFNDSMLPATLSRRGVDNVDQLPDYPYRDDSLLVWNAIHDWVESYLDLYYLSDQDVVEDTELQAWLAEMVAQDGGRMTEIGETSSDQEQPSLRTKAYLADMVTLIIFTGSAQHAAVNFSQSTYMTYIPNLPLAGYRPAPKSAKATTQDYFNLLPSLKQAETQMDMTYLLGSLYYTQLGEYGDEHFTDARVQPLLKAFQQRLDAIGIIIDERNSVRPTFYDFLHPNKIPQSINI